The genomic interval CGACCTTATTATCTCTGTCGGCGCCAATTACATCTTTCCGTGCTGCCAGGCCATGAACGTTCCTCGACCAATTCATCTGGCGAGATAATTTTGAATACACCCGTTCTACCACTCTCCGGATCTGGCCCAATAGAAACGAATGAGCCGGTTCTCGGTTCAAATCGGTAGGAATACGCGTGATTTCCCTTCGCCGCCCAATACTCGCCAAGCCAGGGGGACCACATGTCCACAGTAAGAGTGAATGACTTCGGCATCCAAAAGCGGTACTCCAGTATTCCATTCCTAATTCGTATTTCATAATAGTGCATTGTCCCGTGGGCAGGGCAGCCGTTCCACCAAATCCCAGGCAGGGAGGCGACGAGTGCTTCCATGTTCCGTCGCCGTTCCTCCGCCTGTCCTTCACGCTCGGTGCTGGCAGCCTTTTCGCGGTTTTCCTTTTGTTGCCGTTCAGCCTTTAACTCCAACCCATATATTCGTGTCCTTACGTCTTGTGCCTCAGGGGCTGACGGCGCCGCAAGGAGATATAACTTGAAACTTTGCATGGCCGCATTAAACTGGCCTGCCTTTTCTTGTACCAGACCGAGATTGAAATAAGCATCCGCCCACCATGGTGCAGCGCGTGCAGCCTTCTTGAATTCAGAAATGGCAGCCATTAGATCGCTTGGCGACTTTGCGATTTCAAAGGCCGCAATCCCTCGTCCCAGGTTTTTCTGTGCCTCCTCAGGCACCGCTGGTGCCGGCTTCACCTTCTGAGCGAGCGCGATGATCTTCTCGCGCAGCGCCTGATCCTTCGCGCTACCTTCAGATGCTGACTGCAATGCAGATACATAATGCGTCAGCGCCTTTCTGAGTTTCCCTGCCTGCTCCGCCTCTTTTGCGAGGGATTCCTCATCGGCGGACAGGGCAACAGAGACGTTAAATGTTGTAAATAATAGGAGCAGTAATACCGGCAATAAGATTTTATTACGCATATCAACCTCCTTATTTAATCTCCTTCATCAGGCTCTGCGCCTGTGTTGGGACATTTGACGCTTTTTGGGCAAGGCCCCGGTACTCATTGAGTTTCGCAGAGGCTTGCTGCTTTTTGGTCTGTCTTACGTCAATCTGTCTTTGCGTTTCGCTCAACTGAGCCTGCTCCTCTTTGAGTTTCCGCTCCCTCTGTTTTTGCAGGTTCTGAATTTCTTTTGTGAGTTTTTCAAACGAGCGCCCTCGCGCAGTCTGAATTGCCTTTTCCTCCTCTTTGAGGATACGGTCGCGGGCAGCATCAATCTTCTTGTTGTCTATGTCATCCTTTAAAAAAACATACCCCTGTTCGTTTAAGCGTTCAATCTCTTTTTTCATACCCTCCATTGTCTGCCGGTTTGCCGTCCTGATTGCCTCTTCTTCCTCTTTGAGGATGCGGTCGCGGGACTGATTCAATGCCTGGCGGAACCTGGCGTCTGTCATGCCCTTCTCAAGAAGGTTGTCTCCGTCTTTATATAATCCCTGCTCCTTCATGCGCATAACTTCTTCGGTCATCTTCTGGACTGAGCGTCCGCGCACTTCCTGTATTGCCGATGCTTCTTGTTTCAGGATTTGCTCTATTTTTTTGACGGCTGCTTTTGCAGATTCCTGGCCTTGCAAGTCTCTCGCCTTTTTTTGCTTCTGAAATCGCTTGACTTCCTTGAGCATTTTATCGAATGACTGTCCACGCAATGATTGAATTGCCTTTTCTTCTTCTTTTAGGACCCGGTCGCGCGCTTTATTTACTTCCTGTTCAAACCATGCGTCAAGCCGCTCTTGTGAAGTTGGGGCAGGTTTTTGGGCGATGCCGTATTGTGCGCGCAATGCTTCCAAAGCCAGATTGCTGCGGAGTTCCTGAATAATGGTATAGCCTTTCACATAGCGGTCCCGCAGGTCTTCCATTTCCATGAAGTACCTGAATCGGGGAGCCAGTTGCAACCATAATGGGCGGTCGGGGTCAGCAGGTATTGGCGGCAGGGGGACCACGATGCGGTCTATGCCGGGCTTCTCGCTTTTTGTCTTAAAGGGCAGGTCTCCGCTTACAACACTCAAATCCACAACATCGCCTTTGGCATTCCTCAAATCAACCACCGATGCAGATACTGGCTGATACATCTGCCGGGGCTGTGTCTTTGTCTCTTCGAGTTTTGATTTCAGTTCCGTGATTTGCTTGTTGATATCAATAATCTGCTGAGCCTGTTTTACGGCGGCTTGCATCAATGTGCTGTAGAATTTCAGCAATGTGCTGTTCTCCAGCCTCTCCCGTCCATAGGGCTTGGGAGGGTCAGGAATCTTCTCAGGACAGGCAACACCCATGCGGTCCCCATTGAGCGCCTTGATGACCTCCTCGCCCAAGTAGCGCACTTCCTCGAGATCGGGAGGGTCCTTGCGCGCTGCGTCTATCGCGCTCAAGGAAATCGTAGCTGCGCAATGGAGCTGTCTCCACGCGGTGCTGATATCGCGGATTTCTTTTGATGGCGCAGCAGATTTTATTTGTAAATCGCCTTCGGGGGTTCCCTTGATGCCGAATGTCCCGGAGCCGCTGCCTTTGAGGCTTCCGGCTGCCTTGTCCCGTTCACGGATGAATTCTTCCTGTTGCTGGCGCGCCTTTTCCTCTTCTTCTTTGCGCCGGCGCTCCAGTTCTTCCTGCTTCTGTTTTCGCTCTGCCCCATCATCATAAGCAGGCGGGGTATAGTCAGGATACTGGTTTGAATCTGAACCGCGTGAGCCAGAAGGACGGCTTGTGTCGGGGCGGGTAGACTCATACCCTCTGGAAGAACACGACATGACATCAACACCGCCACCTGACCTTGACATACTGCTTTTCATTCTGGACCGTGCGCTTTCGCAGGCTGACTGGGATGAGAAAGGACCTTCCGTGCCGGTGGTTCTGGCGCCGATCTTGGAACACCCCGCGCAATACCAGTTGAAATACCAGGTTACTTCGGCTGAGGAATTTAGAGGCAAGAGTAGGGCAGTTGCCCATAATAGACCAAAGGCTATTCTGTGCCCCAGCAGGTTTGACAATGCATTTTTCACTGAGGTTTCCCCTTCGATTGCCATTGCCTTATCGCATGGCTGAAATATGTGACTGCTCTATGATGAAACTACGGCATCCTGACCTTAAGCCCCTCTATCCTTTTAAAATCCTTTTCGTCGTAAGTATAGACTGTTGAGAAGCCCCTTTCTAATCCCCAATATCCCATCACCGCATCGGCAAATTTAATATTTTTGAGTTCGTAGGTTTCGAGGGCTTTTTTGAACACATCTCCCATCTCGATTCTTAATTCAGGGGTATTCAAAATTGCCTCCGCCATTTCTCTGATCGTCTTTCTGTTGAGTTTGTAAATCTTTTCAAGGACAAAAACTATTTCCATAATTGCGACCGGTAAAAGATATAAGGTTATCCCTTCATTTTTTGCTTCTTTAAGCAGTTTTTCAGCAGCCTTCCTCTTATTATCATCGTCTTTAACCAACAGCCTGAGTATTACACTGGTATCTATAAATGCTTTAAGCACGCTCTTTTGCAACCTCCTCGATGGCCTTTTCTCTCATATCTTCGATGCTTATACCGAGATCAGGTAAAGCGCCTATATAGTCGAAAATAGTCTTCCCTTTCTTTAAGACTATCTCACCATCGGTCTTTTCAACGATCAAGGTATCTCCTTCCTTTATATCCAGACTTTTTCTTATCTTTTTAGGAAGGGTTATCTGTCCTTTAGGCAATACCTTTACCGACTGCATATTCAAAACCTCCTACTATATTCTTAAATCCTACTATTTATAATGGTAGTTCAAAATAATATTGTTGTCAAGTTCTTTTTAATCCGATGTAGCGAACACATAAACTGTCCGAGTATTCAAGTATTAAAGGGGTCAGCCCTGCTTTAGACTCTCTCTCCCATTGCTTTAAAAATCTCCTGTCCTCCTTCAGCCTCTTTAGAG from Nitrospirota bacterium carries:
- a CDS encoding PIN domain-containing protein, with the protein product MLKAFIDTSVILRLLVKDDDNKRKAAEKLLKEAKNEGITLYLLPVAIMEIVFVLEKIYKLNRKTIREMAEAILNTPELRIEMGDVFKKALETYELKNIKFADAVMGYWGLERGFSTVYTYDEKDFKRIEGLKVRMP
- a CDS encoding AbrB/MazE/SpoVT family DNA-binding domain-containing protein, which produces MQSVKVLPKGQITLPKKIRKSLDIKEGDTLIVEKTDGEIVLKKGKTIFDYIGALPDLGISIEDMREKAIEEVAKERA